The Thermus brockianus genome window below encodes:
- the pstC gene encoding phosphate ABC transporter permease subunit PstC, whose translation MEILKQRPSRNPKEVLTFALLVFLSSITLLTTLGVILSLVGDVAQFFRRVPLTEFLFAPEWTPLFADPRYGISPLIAGTFLVTLIALLVAVPLGLALAIYLSEYASGAARARIKGTLELFEGIPTVVFGYFALLFVTPLLQRVIPDLNIFNPLSAGLVMGFAIIPYISNVAADAMESVPRSIREAAYALGARPYEVALRVVFPAAISGIIAAIILATSRAIGETMIVAIAAGQRPILTLDPRETIATMTSYIVQAATGDQPTGSTGFYALFAVGFTLFLLTLFLNILAQYVVERYRERYE comes from the coding sequence ATGGAGATCCTGAAGCAAAGGCCCTCGAGGAACCCCAAGGAGGTGCTCACCTTCGCCCTCCTGGTCTTCCTCTCCTCCATCACCCTCCTCACCACCCTGGGGGTGATCCTGAGCCTGGTAGGGGACGTGGCCCAGTTCTTCCGCCGGGTGCCCCTCACGGAGTTCCTCTTCGCCCCCGAGTGGACCCCCCTCTTCGCCGACCCCCGCTACGGCATCAGCCCCCTCATCGCCGGGACCTTCCTGGTCACCCTCATCGCCCTCCTGGTGGCCGTGCCCCTGGGCCTGGCCCTGGCCATCTACCTCTCGGAGTACGCCTCCGGGGCCGCCCGGGCCCGCATCAAGGGCACCCTGGAGCTCTTTGAGGGCATCCCCACCGTGGTCTTCGGCTACTTCGCCCTGCTCTTCGTCACCCCCCTGCTGCAACGGGTCATCCCTGACCTGAACATCTTCAACCCCCTCTCCGCCGGGCTGGTGATGGGCTTCGCCATCATCCCCTACATCTCCAACGTGGCCGCCGACGCCATGGAGTCCGTGCCCCGCTCCATCCGCGAAGCCGCCTACGCCCTGGGGGCCAGGCCCTACGAGGTGGCCCTGCGGGTGGTCTTCCCCGCGGCCATCTCGGGCATCATCGCCGCCATCATCCTGGCCACCAGCCGGGCCATCGGCGAGACCATGATCGTGGCCATCGCCGCCGGCCAGCGGCCCATCCTCACCCTGGACCCGCGGGAGACCATCGCCACCATGACCAGCTACATCGTCCAGGCGGCCACCGGGGACCAGCCCACCGGCTCCACCGGCTTCTACGCCCTCTTCGCCGTGGGCTTCACCCTCTTCCTCCTGACCCTCTTCCTCAACATCCTGGCCCAGTACGTGGTGGAACGCTACCGGGAGCGATATGAATAG
- a CDS encoding PstS family phosphate ABC transporter substrate-binding protein → MKKQAVLLAVLSLAGAALAQIRADGSSTVYPITQAVAEEFVTRNPQVRISVAFSGTGAGFQKFCRGETDVQNASRPIRKSELEACQKAGIQFIEIPVAYDALSILVNRQNTWAQCLTTAQLKSIWEPNAKVNYWKDLNPAWPNRRIVLFGAGTDSGTFDYFTEAIMGRAGSIRKDYFPSEDDNVIMRGVTGNPYAMAFVGFAYYEENKDKVRALAVDGGKGCVAPSRDSVLNGTYLPLSRPLFIYVNLKSLERKEVRDFVDFYLSPAARRAIRSTGYVELPDEAYRIGQGLVARKKTGSFFTDLPPGTPLAKFIEELRKEVQ, encoded by the coding sequence ATGAAGAAGCAAGCGGTCCTCTTGGCGGTCCTGAGCCTGGCCGGGGCGGCTTTGGCCCAGATCCGGGCCGATGGCTCCTCCACCGTCTACCCCATCACCCAGGCGGTGGCGGAGGAGTTTGTGACCCGAAACCCCCAGGTGAGGATCTCCGTGGCCTTCTCCGGCACCGGGGCGGGGTTCCAGAAGTTCTGCCGGGGGGAGACGGACGTCCAAAACGCCAGCCGGCCCATCCGCAAGTCGGAGCTGGAGGCCTGCCAGAAGGCGGGAATCCAGTTCATTGAGATCCCCGTGGCCTACGATGCCCTCTCCATCCTGGTGAACCGGCAGAACACCTGGGCCCAGTGCCTGACCACCGCCCAGCTCAAGTCCATCTGGGAGCCCAACGCCAAGGTGAACTACTGGAAGGACCTGAACCCCGCCTGGCCCAACCGCCGCATCGTCCTCTTCGGGGCGGGCACGGACTCTGGCACCTTTGACTACTTCACCGAGGCCATCATGGGCCGGGCTGGTTCCATCCGCAAGGACTACTTCCCCTCCGAGGACGACAACGTGATCATGCGGGGGGTCACGGGCAACCCCTACGCCATGGCCTTCGTGGGCTTCGCCTACTACGAGGAGAACAAGGACAAGGTCCGGGCCCTGGCCGTGGACGGGGGCAAGGGGTGCGTGGCTCCCAGCCGGGATAGCGTGCTAAACGGCACCTACCTGCCCCTCTCCCGGCCCCTTTTCATCTACGTGAACCTGAAGAGCCTGGAGCGCAAGGAGGTGCGGGACTTCGTGGACTTCTACCTCTCCCCCGCCGCCCGGCGGGCCATCCGCTCCACGGGGTACGTGGAGCTGCCCGACGAGGCCTACCGCATCGGCCAGGGCCTGGTGGCCCGCAAGAAGACGGGGAGCTTCTTCACGGACCTGCCCCCTGGCACCCCCCTGGCCAAGTTCATTGAGGAGCTGCGGAAGGAAGTGCAGTAG
- the mnmA gene encoding tRNA 2-thiouridine(34) synthase MnmA — translation MKKRVLVAMSGGVDSSVSAYLLKEAGYEVVGAMMRFWPEEPPRPTLDPGGARAWESCCTPDAAYEARRVADLLDIPFYLLDYREVFAQEIIQPFLRDYARGRTPNPCARCNTFVKFGALLKQAQRLGLDYVATGHYVRREGEALLRGLDPHKDQSYFLWGTPKEALPHLLFPVGGLTKPEVRAIAEKAGLPTAKKPESQNLCFVAGDLKSFLRENLATRPGPLVDALTGEVVGEHGGASLYTLGQRKGLGLYHSHLERYVVGVDPEANVVYVGPKEAALWGGLEGEALNLLAELPEEVEVQVRYRTPPVRARVESLAPLRLRFQTPVFAVAPGQSAVLYQGERLIGGAVIRQGLYNAAGLDLGLKGRALTFS, via the coding sequence ATGAAGAAGCGCGTCCTGGTGGCCATGTCCGGGGGGGTGGACTCCTCGGTCTCCGCCTACCTCCTCAAGGAGGCGGGCTACGAGGTGGTGGGGGCCATGATGCGCTTCTGGCCCGAGGAGCCCCCCCGCCCCACCCTGGACCCCGGGGGGGCCAGGGCCTGGGAGAGCTGCTGCACCCCCGACGCCGCCTACGAGGCCCGGCGGGTGGCCGACCTCCTGGACATCCCCTTCTACCTCCTGGACTACCGGGAGGTCTTCGCCCAGGAGATCATCCAGCCTTTCCTGCGGGACTACGCCCGGGGGCGCACCCCCAACCCCTGCGCCCGGTGCAACACCTTCGTGAAGTTTGGCGCCCTCCTCAAGCAGGCCCAAAGGCTGGGGCTGGACTATGTGGCCACGGGGCACTACGTGCGCCGGGAGGGCGAGGCCCTCCTCCGGGGCCTAGACCCCCACAAGGACCAGAGCTACTTCCTCTGGGGCACCCCCAAGGAGGCCCTGCCCCACCTCCTCTTCCCCGTGGGGGGCCTCACCAAGCCGGAGGTGCGGGCCATTGCCGAAAAGGCAGGCCTCCCCACGGCCAAAAAGCCCGAGAGCCAGAACCTGTGCTTCGTGGCCGGGGACCTGAAGTCCTTCCTCCGGGAAAACCTGGCCACCCGCCCCGGCCCCCTGGTGGACGCCCTCACCGGGGAGGTGGTGGGGGAGCACGGGGGGGCAAGCCTCTACACCCTGGGCCAGCGCAAAGGGCTTGGGCTCTACCACAGCCACCTGGAGCGGTACGTGGTGGGGGTGGACCCGGAGGCCAACGTGGTCTACGTGGGACCCAAGGAGGCGGCCCTGTGGGGGGGCCTCGAGGGCGAGGCGCTGAACCTTCTGGCCGAGCTCCCCGAGGAGGTGGAGGTGCAGGTACGCTACCGCACCCCCCCGGTGCGGGCCCGGGTGGAGTCCCTGGCCCCCCTGCGCCTCCGCTTCCAGACCCCCGTCTTCGCCGTGGCCCCGGGGCAGAGCGCCGTCCTCTACCAGGGGGAGAGGCTTATTGGAGGCGCGGTGATCCGTCAGGGGCTTTACAACGCGGCGGGCCTTGACCTGGGCCTGAAGGGGAGGGCCTTGACCTTCTCCTGA
- a CDS encoding leucyl aminopeptidase — MITLSASQASFLEAEAPLKVAFVHKGALLPQGEALDARLGGLLRRSWKGAGLKEAGDHLLLATPEGHVLLFALGEDLRAAGGRLAQVLGRLSFPRVLVEEVAETYPLAEGLYLGAYRYTRHKTEKEEKPLALELCGAEPEALARARKVAEGVYFARDLVNEPPNLLTPEALAEAALSLRALGVEVEVLDEKAIRELGMGAFLAVAQGSENPPRFICLRYRPEGAKGRLDLVGKGLTFDSGGYSLKPTESMVTMKSDMAGAAAVLGAFKAAALLGLPLELWGYVAACENLISGRAYRVGDVLKTLSGKTVEVMNTDAEGRLTLADALAYAERQGAERILELSTLTGAAVVALGEEVAALFATEADFGEKVRKAAEEAGEKVWPMPLEKAYREKLKSPVADLKNVGDRNGGAITAALFLAEFVKVPLVHLDIAGPAFAKKAHALGPEGGTGFGVRTVLRLAETLAQG, encoded by the coding sequence GTGATCACCCTAAGCGCTAGCCAGGCAAGCTTTCTGGAAGCGGAAGCACCCTTGAAGGTGGCCTTCGTGCACAAAGGAGCCCTTTTGCCCCAAGGGGAGGCCCTGGACGCCCGTTTGGGCGGGCTTCTGCGCCGGTCCTGGAAGGGGGCGGGGCTTAAGGAGGCGGGGGACCACCTCCTCCTCGCCACGCCGGAAGGGCATGTCCTCCTCTTCGCCCTGGGGGAGGACCTGAGGGCGGCTGGGGGCCGGCTTGCCCAGGTCCTCGGGCGGCTATCCTTCCCCCGGGTACTTGTGGAGGAGGTGGCGGAAACCTATCCCTTGGCGGAAGGGCTCTATTTGGGAGCCTACCGCTACACCCGCCACAAGACGGAGAAGGAGGAAAAGCCCTTGGCCTTGGAGCTTTGCGGCGCCGAGCCCGAGGCGTTGGCGCGGGCGAGAAAGGTGGCGGAAGGGGTTTACTTCGCCCGCGACCTGGTGAACGAGCCCCCAAACCTCCTCACCCCCGAGGCCCTGGCGGAGGCGGCCCTCTCCCTAAGGGCGCTTGGGGTGGAGGTGGAGGTCCTGGACGAAAAGGCCATCCGGGAGCTGGGCATGGGGGCTTTCCTGGCGGTGGCGCAAGGCTCGGAAAACCCGCCCCGCTTTATTTGCCTCCGCTACCGCCCGGAAGGGGCCAAGGGGAGGCTGGACCTGGTGGGCAAGGGCCTCACCTTTGACTCCGGGGGCTACTCCCTAAAGCCCACGGAGAGCATGGTCACCATGAAGTCGGACATGGCGGGGGCGGCGGCGGTGCTCGGGGCCTTTAAGGCGGCGGCCCTCCTCGGCCTTCCCTTAGAGCTGTGGGGCTATGTGGCCGCCTGCGAGAACCTGATCTCGGGCCGGGCCTACCGGGTGGGGGATGTGCTCAAGACCCTTTCCGGCAAGACCGTGGAGGTGATGAACACCGACGCCGAAGGGCGCCTCACCCTGGCGGACGCCCTGGCCTATGCGGAGCGGCAAGGGGCCGAGCGCATCCTGGAGCTTTCCACCCTCACGGGGGCGGCGGTGGTGGCCTTGGGGGAGGAGGTGGCGGCCCTTTTCGCCACGGAAGCGGACTTTGGGGAAAAGGTGCGGAAGGCGGCGGAGGAGGCTGGGGAGAAGGTCTGGCCCATGCCCTTGGAAAAGGCCTACCGGGAGAAGCTTAAAAGCCCCGTGGCCGACCTGAAGAACGTGGGGGACCGAAACGGCGGGGCCATCACCGCGGCCCTTTTTCTGGCGGAGTTCGTGAAGGTGCCCCTGGTCCACCTGGACATCGCCGGGCCCGCTTTTGCCAAGAAGGCCCACGCCCTGGGGCCGGAAGGGGGGACGGGCTTCGGGGTGCGGACCGTCCTGCGCCTGGCGGAAACCTTGGCCCAAGGGTAA
- a CDS encoding Fur family transcriptional regulator, translated as MPRTKERENYRARLKAVGLRHTLPRERILSFLDRKNVHPTPEELYQGLKKRGYDIGLSTVYLNLHVLREHGLIYEFKDPKGYTRYDGYNEPHLHLVCTSCGKVEDLLLKNLPELDLEPALKAAAERTGWALEGFRLEFRGKCPNCQG; from the coding sequence ATGCCAAGGACCAAGGAAAGGGAAAACTATCGGGCGCGGCTAAAAGCGGTGGGGTTGCGGCACACCTTGCCCCGGGAGCGTATCCTAAGCTTCCTGGACCGGAAGAACGTCCACCCCACCCCGGAGGAGCTCTACCAGGGCCTGAAGAAGCGGGGCTACGATATCGGCCTTTCCACCGTTTACCTGAACCTGCACGTCCTGCGGGAGCACGGCCTCATCTACGAGTTCAAGGATCCCAAGGGCTACACCCGGTACGACGGGTACAACGAGCCCCACCTGCACCTGGTCTGCACCTCCTGCGGCAAGGTGGAGGACCTCCTGCTGAAGAACCTGCCCGAGCTGGACCTCGAGCCCGCCCTCAAAGCGGCCGCCGAGCGCACGGGCTGGGCCCTGGAGGGCTTCCGCCTGGAGTTCCGGGGCAAGTGCCCAAACTGCCAGGGCTAA
- a CDS encoding transposase, with product MSCGRTPDAPFHPTLPLEELVPLLQAWLQARLPEGERKPGRPRTFSDLSLFLFHLVRALLGFSSERMRRELARNPRLRKRLGLERVPSSATLSERSRKLPWPLLRGGKRVGRGRRVLAMDATLLPAQRSDGEAAWGVGSDGGWVYGYKLHLLVDLDTGEVLALRVTPASWHDSPVGRGMLWGVERFPGEKPPVVVADAAYEGEANFRLTRRRGMLLVTGHNRRRGRPKGRGRLLNLRRRGRGAYRRLLGRRWELETVFGLLKGPMGLVGAVGRVRGLKAVALQVEAWVMAWSVVAQLLGQAGLPITRVLRAVA from the coding sequence GTGAGCTGTGGAAGAACACCAGACGCCCCCTTCCATCCTACCCTGCCCCTGGAGGAACTGGTCCCCCTGCTCCAGGCATGGCTCCAAGCCCGCTTGCCAGAAGGGGAGAGAAAACCCGGCAGGCCCAGGACCTTCTCCGACCTCAGCCTCTTTCTCTTCCACCTGGTCCGCGCCCTCCTGGGCTTCTCCAGCGAACGCATGCGCCGGGAACTGGCCCGCAACCCTAGGCTCCGCAAGCGCCTCGGTCTAGAGCGCGTTCCCTCCTCTGCCACCCTCAGCGAGCGGAGCCGGAAGCTACCCTGGCCCCTCCTGCGGGGAGGGAAGCGGGTGGGCCGGGGGAGGCGGGTGCTGGCCATGGACGCCACCCTTCTCCCCGCCCAGAGGTCGGATGGGGAGGCGGCTTGGGGCGTGGGCTCGGATGGGGGCTGGGTTTATGGGTACAAGCTCCACCTCCTCGTGGACCTGGACACGGGGGAGGTGCTGGCCCTACGGGTGACCCCGGCCTCATGGCACGACTCCCCGGTGGGGCGGGGGATGCTCTGGGGGGTGGAGAGGTTTCCTGGGGAGAAGCCCCCCGTGGTGGTGGCGGACGCGGCCTACGAGGGGGAAGCCAACTTTCGGTTGACGAGGAGGCGAGGGATGCTTCTGGTGACGGGGCATAACCGGAGACGGGGAAGGCCAAAGGGGAGGGGGCGGCTTTTGAACCTGCGGCGGCGGGGGAGAGGTGCGTACCGGAGGCTTTTGGGGCGGCGGTGGGAGCTGGAGACGGTCTTTGGTCTGCTGAAGGGGCCGATGGGGCTGGTGGGGGCGGTGGGGAGGGTACGGGGGCTGAAGGCGGTGGCCCTGCAAGTGGAAGCTTGGGTGATGGCCTGGAGCGTGGTGGCCCAGCTTCTTGGGCAGGCGGGTCTGCCCATCACCCGGGTGTTGCGGGCGGTGGCGTGA
- a CDS encoding transposase, with protein MEEHQTPPSILPLPLEELVPLLQAWLQARLPEGERKPGRPRTFSDLSLFLFHLVRALLGFSSERMRRELARNPRLRKRLGLERVPSSATLSERSRKLPWPLLRGGKRVGRGRRVLAMDATLLPAQRSDGEAAWGVGSDGGWVYGYKLHLLVDLDTGEVLALRVTPASWHDSPVGRGMLWGVERFPGEKPPVVVADAAYEGEANFRLTRRRGMLLVTGHNRRRGRPKGRGRLLNLRRRGRGAYRRLLGRRWELETVFGLLKGPMGLVGAVGRVRGLKAVALQVEAWVMAWSVVAQLLGQAGLPITRVLRAVA; from the coding sequence GTGGAAGAACACCAGACGCCCCCTTCCATCCTACCCCTGCCCCTGGAGGAACTGGTCCCCCTGCTCCAGGCATGGCTCCAAGCCCGCTTGCCAGAAGGGGAGAGAAAACCCGGCAGGCCCAGGACCTTCTCCGACCTCAGCCTCTTTCTCTTCCACCTGGTCCGCGCCCTCCTGGGCTTCTCCAGCGAACGCATGCGCCGGGAACTGGCCCGCAACCCTAGGCTCCGCAAGCGCCTCGGTCTAGAGCGCGTTCCCTCCTCTGCCACCCTCAGCGAGCGGAGCCGGAAGCTACCCTGGCCCCTCCTGCGGGGAGGGAAGCGGGTGGGCCGGGGGAGGCGGGTGCTGGCCATGGACGCCACCCTTCTCCCCGCCCAGAGGTCGGATGGGGAGGCGGCTTGGGGCGTGGGCTCGGATGGGGGCTGGGTTTATGGGTACAAGCTCCACCTCCTCGTGGACCTGGACACGGGGGAGGTGCTGGCCCTACGGGTGACCCCGGCCTCATGGCACGACTCCCCGGTGGGGCGGGGGATGCTCTGGGGGGTGGAGAGGTTTCCTGGGGAGAAGCCCCCCGTGGTGGTGGCGGACGCGGCCTACGAGGGGGAAGCCAACTTTCGGTTGACGAGGAGGCGAGGGATGCTTCTGGTGACGGGGCATAACCGGAGACGGGGAAGGCCAAAGGGGAGGGGGCGGCTTTTGAACCTGCGGCGGCGGGGGAGAGGTGCGTACCGGAGGCTTTTGGGGCGGCGGTGGGAGCTGGAGACGGTCTTTGGTCTGCTGAAGGGGCCGATGGGGCTGGTGGGGGCGGTGGGGAGGGTACGGGGGCTGAAGGCGGTGGCCCTGCAAGTGGAAGCTTGGGTGATGGCCTGGAGCGTGGTGGCCCAGCTTCTTGGGCAGGCGGGTCTGCCCATCACCCGGGTGTTGCGGGCGGTGGCGTGA
- a CDS encoding septum formation initiator family protein: MERPVYRILHLVFALGVAHALFLLGQEGVRAYRLAGERARLEEAIARAEARVAELRTQVAAAQDPAHLEALARRLGLVRPEETLRRR; this comes from the coding sequence TTGGAGCGGCCCGTCTACCGCATCCTGCACCTGGTCTTCGCCCTGGGGGTGGCCCATGCCCTTTTCCTTTTGGGCCAGGAGGGGGTGCGGGCCTACCGCTTGGCGGGGGAAAGGGCTAGGCTAGAGGAGGCCATCGCCCGGGCCGAGGCCCGGGTGGCCGAGCTTAGGACCCAGGTGGCGGCGGCCCAGGACCCCGCCCACCTCGAGGCCCTAGCCCGCAGGCTCGGCCTGGTGCGCCCGGAGGAGACGCTAAGGAGGCGATGA
- a CDS encoding LysR family transcriptional regulator, with translation MNLRRLRLFLLLAEEGNFHKAAERAYLSQPALSQQIQALERELGVRLLERKPFRLTPAGEVLKEEGGRLLLEVEALKEKVRRAGWPTLRFGVPENLLPDLMPLLDHLRRGLGQAVEVLEMHTPEQVKALKEGRLDYGLAGLRVEDPAIGEEPLLKVPIVVLLPESHPLAAKERVPLAALKEEPFLLLPKEALPPLHEAFMAVFRRAGFTPKVAREVARFPQAVSLVAAGVGVYLTLAPYRIFPHPGTVLKPLAEEASLQVSLIYRKNPPPPRLEEVRELLKALVL, from the coding sequence ATGAACCTGCGCCGCCTAAGGCTCTTCCTCTTGTTGGCGGAAGAGGGGAATTTCCACAAGGCGGCGGAGCGGGCCTACCTCTCCCAGCCCGCCCTCTCCCAGCAGATCCAGGCCCTGGAACGGGAACTGGGGGTGCGGCTCCTGGAAAGGAAACCCTTCCGCCTCACCCCGGCGGGGGAGGTGCTCAAGGAGGAAGGAGGCCGCCTCCTCCTCGAGGTGGAGGCGCTCAAGGAAAAGGTGCGCCGGGCGGGTTGGCCAACCCTCCGCTTCGGGGTACCGGAAAACCTCCTCCCCGACCTCATGCCCCTTCTAGACCACCTACGCCGGGGGCTGGGCCAGGCGGTGGAGGTCCTGGAGATGCACACCCCCGAGCAGGTGAAGGCCCTGAAGGAGGGGCGGCTGGACTACGGCCTGGCCGGGCTCCGGGTGGAGGACCCGGCCATCGGGGAGGAGCCCCTCTTGAAGGTCCCCATCGTGGTCCTCCTCCCGGAAAGCCATCCCCTGGCCGCCAAGGAGCGGGTACCCCTGGCCGCCTTGAAGGAGGAACCCTTCTTGCTCCTTCCCAAAGAGGCCCTTCCCCCCCTGCACGAGGCCTTTATGGCGGTGTTCCGCCGGGCAGGGTTTACCCCCAAGGTGGCCCGGGAGGTGGCCCGTTTTCCCCAGGCGGTGAGCCTGGTGGCCGCCGGGGTAGGGGTCTACCTCACCCTGGCCCCTTACCGCATCTTTCCCCACCCCGGGACGGTGCTCAAACCCTTGGCCGAGGAGGCGTCCCTCCAGGTTTCCCTCATCTACCGCAAAAACCCACCCCCGCCCCGCTTGGAGGAGGTGCGGGAACTCCTAAAAGCCCTGGTCCTTTAG
- the aceE gene encoding pyruvate dehydrogenase (acetyl-transferring), homodimeric type: MTERALKEAWMALSPEERARFLEVENREWVESLEYVLQVEGFERVEELLRLLDEYLYLQGYFPQNRLSTPYLNTIPKEKEPPYPGDMELERRIANILRWNAAMMVVRANQKADGIGGHISTYASIAELFEVGFNHFFRGPEAGLDRDLVFFQGHASPGIYARAFLEGRLSEAELENFRREVHPPVPGGRGLSSYPHPWLMPDFWEFPTVSMGLGPIQAIYQARFMRYLEDRGLKPKSSAKVWAFLGDGEHDEPETVGALHLAARENLDNLIFVVNCNLQRLDGPVRGNSKIIQELERLYRGAGWRVIKIVWGSAWDALIAKDKEGHLLRRFEALVDGESQRYAAFGGKELRERFFNTPELKRLIEGMTDEELTELTRSRGGHDLKKIYAAYKAAVEHKGSPVVILARTIKGYGMGPTAMAKNVAHQVKKLTEEDLKEARAFLGIPIPEEKLKDLPYYHPGEDSPEVRYLKERRMALGGFLPERRVRFQGGLEVPGEDFFLEFYEGSGGREISTTMAFVRILAKLLRHPTLGKLIVPIVPDEARTFGMEALIAQVGVYSPQGQLYIPVDAGTLTAYKESKEGQILEEGITEAGAMADFIAAGTAYAHWGIPTIPFLITYSMFGLQRIGDLVWAAADQRTRGFLLGATAGRTTLLGEGLQHQDGQSHIYALAAPNLLAYDPAFAYEFAVILEDGLTRMYGKGEDVFYYITIENENYVHPPMPEPREQVKEGILKGLYLFRKGEGKGPRVQLWGAGPILPETIRAQELLAQYGVVADVWSATSYKALYYDAIEAERERRLLGKARKPYVKAVLEGHEGPVVAATDYLKALPNLVRDYVDRPFCALGTDGFGRSDTREALRDFFEVDARHIAYAALALLQEEGKVGAEVLEKARAELGLKLEEVPPHRR; encoded by the coding sequence ATGACGGAGCGCGCGCTAAAGGAAGCCTGGATGGCCCTATCCCCGGAGGAGCGGGCCCGCTTCCTGGAGGTGGAGAACCGGGAGTGGGTGGAGTCCTTGGAGTACGTCCTCCAGGTGGAGGGGTTTGAGCGGGTGGAGGAGCTTTTGCGCCTTTTGGACGAGTACCTTTACCTACAGGGGTACTTCCCGCAAAACCGCCTTTCCACCCCCTACCTGAACACCATCCCCAAGGAGAAGGAGCCCCCTTACCCGGGGGATATGGAACTGGAACGGCGCATCGCCAACATCCTCCGCTGGAATGCCGCCATGATGGTTGTGCGGGCCAACCAGAAGGCGGACGGCATCGGGGGGCACATCTCCACCTACGCCTCCATCGCCGAGCTTTTTGAGGTGGGCTTCAACCACTTCTTCCGGGGTCCGGAGGCGGGGTTGGACCGGGACCTGGTCTTCTTCCAGGGGCACGCTTCCCCCGGGATTTACGCCCGGGCCTTTCTGGAGGGGAGGCTTAGCGAGGCGGAGCTGGAGAACTTCCGGCGGGAGGTCCACCCCCCGGTGCCCGGGGGACGGGGGCTTTCCAGCTACCCCCATCCCTGGCTCATGCCGGATTTCTGGGAGTTCCCCACGGTTTCCATGGGCCTGGGACCCATCCAGGCCATCTACCAGGCCCGCTTCATGCGCTACCTCGAGGACCGCGGCCTCAAGCCCAAAAGCTCCGCCAAGGTCTGGGCCTTCCTGGGGGATGGGGAGCACGACGAGCCCGAGACCGTGGGGGCCTTGCACCTCGCCGCCCGGGAGAACCTGGACAACCTGATCTTCGTGGTGAACTGCAACCTCCAGCGCCTGGACGGGCCCGTGCGGGGCAACTCCAAGATCATCCAGGAGCTGGAAAGGCTTTACCGGGGGGCGGGCTGGCGGGTGATCAAGATCGTCTGGGGCTCCGCCTGGGATGCCCTCATCGCCAAGGACAAGGAGGGCCACCTCCTCCGCCGCTTTGAGGCCTTGGTGGACGGGGAGAGCCAGCGCTACGCCGCCTTTGGCGGCAAGGAGCTGAGGGAGCGCTTCTTCAACACCCCCGAGCTCAAGAGGCTCATTGAGGGGATGACGGACGAGGAGCTCACCGAGCTCACCCGTAGCCGGGGTGGGCACGACCTGAAGAAGATCTACGCCGCCTACAAGGCGGCGGTGGAGCACAAGGGAAGCCCCGTGGTCATCCTGGCCCGCACCATCAAGGGCTACGGCATGGGGCCCACGGCCATGGCCAAGAACGTGGCCCACCAGGTGAAGAAGCTCACGGAGGAGGACCTTAAGGAGGCCAGGGCTTTCCTGGGCATCCCCATACCGGAGGAGAAGCTCAAGGACCTCCCCTACTACCACCCCGGGGAGGACTCCCCCGAGGTGCGCTACCTGAAGGAGAGGCGGATGGCCTTAGGCGGCTTCCTCCCCGAAAGGCGGGTGCGCTTTCAGGGGGGCCTCGAGGTGCCGGGGGAGGACTTCTTCCTTGAGTTCTACGAGGGCTCTGGGGGACGGGAGATCTCCACCACCATGGCCTTCGTGCGCATCCTGGCCAAGCTCCTCCGCCACCCCACCCTCGGCAAGCTCATCGTGCCCATCGTCCCCGACGAGGCCCGCACCTTTGGCATGGAGGCTCTAATCGCCCAGGTGGGCGTCTACTCCCCTCAGGGGCAGCTCTACATCCCCGTGGACGCCGGTACCCTCACCGCCTACAAGGAGAGCAAGGAGGGCCAGATCCTGGAGGAGGGGATCACCGAGGCTGGGGCCATGGCCGACTTCATCGCCGCCGGCACCGCCTACGCCCACTGGGGCATCCCCACCATCCCCTTCCTCATCACCTACTCCATGTTCGGCCTGCAACGGATTGGGGACCTGGTCTGGGCCGCTGCCGACCAGCGCACGCGGGGCTTCCTCCTCGGGGCCACCGCCGGGCGCACCACGCTTCTTGGGGAGGGGCTGCAACACCAGGACGGCCAAAGCCATATCTACGCCCTGGCCGCTCCCAACCTCCTGGCCTACGACCCCGCCTTCGCCTACGAGTTCGCCGTGATCCTGGAGGACGGGCTTACGCGCATGTACGGGAAAGGGGAGGACGTCTTCTACTACATCACCATAGAGAACGAGAACTACGTCCACCCCCCCATGCCCGAGCCCCGGGAGCAGGTGAAGGAGGGGATCCTCAAGGGCCTTTACCTTTTCCGGAAAGGGGAAGGGAAGGGCCCTAGGGTGCAGCTGTGGGGCGCAGGGCCCATCCTGCCCGAAACTATCCGCGCCCAGGAGCTCCTCGCCCAATACGGCGTGGTGGCGGACGTCTGGAGCGCCACCAGCTACAAGGCCCTGTACTACGACGCCATAGAGGCGGAAAGGGAGAGGCGGCTTCTCGGCAAGGCGCGGAAGCCCTACGTGAAGGCGGTCCTGGAGGGGCACGAGGGCCCGGTGGTGGCGGCCACGGATTACCTGAAGGCCCTGCCTAACCTGGTGCGGGACTACGTGGACCGGCCCTTCTGCGCCCTGGGCACCGACGGTTTCGGCCGCTCGGACACCCGGGAGGCCCTCCGGGACTTCTTTGAGGTGGACGCAAGGCATATCGCCTACGCCGCCCTTGCCCTCCTCCAGGAGGAGGGCAAGGTGGGGGCCGAGGTCTTGGAAAAGGCGCGGGCGGAGCTAGGCCTTAAGCTAGAGGAAGTGCCGCCCCACAGGCGCTAG